The Paenalcaligenes faecalis genome has a window encoding:
- a CDS encoding IclR family transcriptional regulator, translating into MSENQNLAIQGSIKIAGDTPTMRLFSLLELIASQDKQFSLQDLVDSTDLPKPTVHRMLQQLESSNMLTRDTDGRHYCVGGRLRRLAEDLLFNDTKYGARHAVLRALGNELGESCNLTGLSGNEVLYLDRVETEAPLRFYLRPGSKVPVHCSASGKVLLAQMTPAQRRRLLENVPFEIYTKNTIQTLDELEKEIEKVKEQGYAFDNEEFLPGLFCVAVLVPRANGSRSNMAVATQAPIMRMTAEKALASLPALQRAAQALMKIEAQLDENN; encoded by the coding sequence ATGAGTGAAAACCAAAACTTGGCTATCCAAGGATCGATAAAAATTGCTGGTGATACACCAACAATGCGCCTTTTTAGCCTCTTAGAATTAATTGCATCCCAAGACAAGCAGTTCTCTTTACAGGATTTAGTGGATAGTACTGATCTACCTAAACCCACCGTGCATCGTATGTTGCAGCAGCTAGAAAGCTCAAATATGTTGACTAGAGACACGGATGGACGGCATTACTGCGTGGGTGGGCGTCTACGTCGCTTAGCTGAGGATTTGTTGTTTAATGACACTAAATATGGGGCGCGTCATGCTGTGTTGCGCGCTTTAGGTAATGAGTTGGGTGAAAGTTGCAACTTAACAGGCTTGTCGGGCAACGAGGTGCTGTATTTGGATCGAGTCGAAACCGAAGCCCCTTTGCGTTTTTATTTGCGTCCCGGCTCTAAAGTGCCTGTGCATTGTTCTGCGAGTGGCAAAGTATTATTGGCACAAATGACACCTGCTCAACGACGTAGATTGTTAGAAAACGTACCTTTTGAAATCTATACCAAAAACACCATTCAAACCCTTGACGAGCTAGAGAAAGAGATTGAAAAGGTCAAAGAGCAGGGCTACGCCTTTGATAATGAGGAGTTTTTACCAGGTTTGTTCTGTGTAGCCGTATTGGTGCCTAGGGCGAATGGCAGCCGATCCAACATGGCTGTAGCCACACAAGCTCCTATTATGCGTATGACGGCAGAAAAGGCGCTCGCTTCTTTACCTGCGCTACAACGTGCAGCGCAGGCATTAATGAAAATTGAAGCGCAGTTGGATGAGAATAATTAA
- the pta gene encoding phosphate acetyltransferase: MKLLEQLIQSAKQAPSRIVVCEADDPRILQAAYDAHHQGIAKMILVGDKTRIEDTATQLQINLSDLVLEDPQLSSKADILCEALVKQRAHKGMTEDKARTALLDPLCFASMLVHCNYADGSVAGAVYSTADVVRSALQIIGKSPDADLVSSFFLMLLNQPHHPVQKGVIFSDCGLVINPSEEELAAIAIAATQSANILLQTEPRVAMLSFSTAGSANHPAVTKVTRAAQRVKAALPHLAIDEDVQFDAAIIPTIAAKKIKNSSVNGAANVFIFPNLEAGNIGYKIAERLGGAVAIGPLLQGLAKPANDLSRGCSTQDIFYVITVTSLQAQNRTDL; this comes from the coding sequence ATGAAACTACTTGAACAACTTATCCAATCGGCCAAGCAAGCACCTAGTCGCATTGTAGTCTGCGAGGCAGATGACCCACGCATATTACAAGCCGCTTATGATGCCCATCACCAAGGTATCGCAAAAATGATACTCGTAGGTGATAAAACACGCATTGAAGACACTGCCACACAACTGCAAATCAATCTATCCGACCTTGTTCTAGAAGACCCACAACTCTCATCAAAAGCAGATATATTGTGCGAGGCCTTAGTCAAGCAACGAGCGCATAAAGGCATGACGGAGGACAAAGCCAGAACAGCCTTACTAGATCCTCTTTGTTTTGCCTCTATGTTAGTCCATTGCAACTACGCTGACGGCTCTGTTGCTGGGGCCGTCTACAGCACAGCCGATGTTGTACGTAGCGCTCTGCAGATTATAGGTAAATCCCCTGATGCCGATTTAGTTTCAAGCTTTTTCTTGATGCTTCTTAACCAACCCCATCACCCAGTGCAAAAGGGGGTCATCTTTAGTGACTGCGGTTTAGTCATTAACCCATCCGAAGAAGAGCTTGCCGCCATCGCTATTGCCGCTACCCAGAGCGCTAACATTTTATTACAAACTGAGCCCCGCGTCGCCATGTTGAGTTTTTCAACGGCAGGGAGTGCAAATCACCCTGCTGTCACTAAAGTCACCAGGGCAGCACAACGCGTTAAAGCAGCACTACCTCATTTAGCGATCGATGAAGATGTTCAATTTGATGCCGCAATTATTCCTACGATTGCAGCTAAAAAGATAAAGAACTCCTCGGTCAATGGAGCCGCGAATGTCTTTATATTCCCTAACCTAGAAGCGGGCAATATTGGTTATAAGATTGCCGAACGCCTAGGAGGAGCGGTAGCAATTGGACCTTTATTACAAGGCTTGGCTAAGCCAGCCAATGACTTATCTAGAGGCTGTAGCACACAGGATATTTTTTACGTCATTACTGTAACGTCTTTACAAGCTCAAAATAGGACGGATTTATGA
- a CDS encoding sulfite exporter TauE/SafE family protein yields MTFVTVSLLLLVIALGTYFQTVTGFGLAMIVIGISSGAELTSVPFIATVVSLISLVNSAVALPKHLHHIDWRIANTTLLGIVPSSIIGVVLLNFLNTQATSILEFLLGAVIVYSGISFALRPKQRDTESSLKSFFIVGFISGLCGGLFGMPGPPVIFHLYRQPLAMPVIRNMLLLMFACTAFSRTFYEVITVGLSKDTLVISAIAVPCVAIVTLLAQRYPPPISATSMRRITFVTLVIIGLGLVIGSLKDLGFSF; encoded by the coding sequence ATGACCTTTGTCACGGTTAGTCTATTACTTCTCGTCATTGCTCTTGGCACTTACTTTCAAACCGTGACGGGTTTCGGCCTAGCCATGATCGTCATCGGCATCAGCAGTGGTGCCGAACTCACTAGCGTCCCCTTCATTGCAACAGTAGTTAGCTTAATTAGCTTAGTCAATAGTGCTGTCGCCCTACCCAAACATTTACACCATATTGATTGGCGTATAGCCAATACAACCTTATTGGGTATTGTGCCATCTAGCATCATTGGCGTGGTGCTCTTAAATTTCTTAAATACACAAGCCACGAGCATTCTGGAATTTTTATTAGGCGCCGTTATCGTTTATAGCGGGATTAGCTTTGCCTTACGCCCTAAGCAGCGAGACACAGAGTCCAGTTTAAAGTCCTTTTTTATTGTTGGCTTTATTTCTGGTCTTTGTGGTGGCTTATTTGGTATGCCTGGACCGCCCGTTATTTTTCACCTCTACAGACAACCACTCGCCATGCCTGTTATTCGTAATATGCTTTTGCTGATGTTTGCCTGTACCGCTTTTTCTCGCACTTTCTACGAAGTTATTACAGTAGGACTGTCTAAAGACACACTGGTTATTTCTGCCATTGCTGTGCCATGTGTGGCCATCGTAACGCTATTAGCACAACGATACCCGCCCCCCATTAGTGCTACATCAATGCGCCGTATCACCTTTGTCACCTTAGTTATTATTGGCTTAGGACTGGTTATAGGTAGCTTAAAAGACCTAGGATTCTCGTTTTAA
- a CDS encoding YeiH family protein, which yields MGATTVHSSASADGVKVTSAKEQQKDTPRKPSLWQGIVLAAGLAVVATVLGNWLPTVGGPVFAILLGLMIRNTMGMMPVFQPGLVFSSKKVLQWSIIALGFGLSLNQVVQTGLESLWVTLITMAAAFIVAAVLGRMLGVPDKLRTLIGAGTAICGGSAIAAVAPIIKPEEHETAFAISTIFLFNVVAVLVFPFFGHFLNMSDVGFGLWAGTAINDTSSVVAAAYSYSTEAGDYATVVKLTRATFIIPICLFYVFLEVRRQKKEGTGFSITRLIPWFIVWFVVASAVRSTGLLPAELLSVLQFLAKFLMVLALAAIGLSSNMRVMAKAGWQPVVLGLGVWVAVTLTSLAVQQYSGAW from the coding sequence ATGGGTGCTACTACTGTTCATTCTTCAGCCAGTGCAGATGGCGTGAAAGTCACGTCAGCAAAGGAGCAGCAAAAGGATACGCCACGTAAACCTTCATTATGGCAAGGCATTGTTTTAGCTGCTGGGTTGGCCGTAGTGGCGACGGTGTTAGGCAATTGGTTACCTACTGTGGGTGGCCCTGTATTTGCTATTTTGTTGGGTTTGATGATTCGTAATACGATGGGCATGATGCCGGTGTTTCAGCCTGGGCTCGTTTTCTCGTCGAAAAAAGTTTTGCAGTGGTCCATTATTGCTTTAGGTTTTGGTCTGAGCCTAAATCAGGTAGTGCAGACAGGTCTAGAGTCGTTATGGGTGACGTTAATCACAATGGCTGCTGCATTTATCGTGGCTGCGGTATTAGGGCGGATGTTAGGCGTCCCTGATAAGTTACGCACACTGATCGGAGCCGGTACTGCTATTTGTGGTGGCTCAGCTATTGCGGCAGTCGCTCCTATTATTAAGCCAGAAGAACATGAGACGGCTTTTGCTATCTCGACCATTTTTTTGTTTAACGTCGTTGCGGTGTTAGTCTTTCCCTTTTTTGGTCATTTTTTAAATATGTCCGATGTGGGGTTTGGCTTATGGGCAGGAACAGCCATTAATGACACTTCCTCTGTTGTTGCGGCTGCTTATAGTTATAGTACCGAGGCGGGTGATTACGCAACCGTAGTAAAATTAACCCGAGCTACCTTTATTATTCCGATCTGTTTGTTCTATGTTTTCTTAGAGGTTAGAAGACAGAAAAAAGAAGGCACCGGTTTTAGTATTACACGATTGATTCCTTGGTTTATTGTTTGGTTTGTGGTGGCTTCAGCGGTTCGTTCTACCGGACTATTACCTGCAGAGCTATTAAGTGTATTGCAGTTCTTAGCTAAGTTTCTAATGGTGTTGGCTTTGGCCGCGATTGGGCTTTCAAGCAATATGCGAGTGATGGCAAAAGCAGGGTGGCAACCTGTGGTGCTAGGTTTAGGCGTCTGGGTAGCCGTGACGTTGACCAGTTTAGCCGTTCAGCAATATAGCGGGGCTTGGTAG
- a CDS encoding NAD(P)-binding domain-containing protein, whose protein sequence is MTQKKIAILGAGPSGLAQLRAFEAAHRAGVKNLPEIVCYEKQNDIGGMWNYTWRTGLDRNGEPVHGSMYRYLWSNGPKECLEFADYSFDEHFDRPIPSYPPREVLKDYIMGRIDKRAIFNYIRFECPARWVTYDDQTEKFTVTVMNHKTGDQESEEFDYVVVATGHFSTPNMPYYEGLEQFPGRVMHAHDFRDALEFEGQDVLLVGGSFSAEDIGTQCYKYGANSVTISYRTNPLGFEWPEGIEERPLLTHLEGNVAYFNDGSHKAYDAIIMCTGYLFHFPFLPDELRLQTHNCLYPDNLYKGVFFQDNPKLIYLGMQDQYFTFNMFDAQAWYVRDVILGKIQLPDAQDRGKDIQSWLQRQEQLHTPNECIDYQASYVRDLINATDYPDFPIEKQAELLKQWLLDKKENIMEFRNKSYRSTITGTMAAELPKPWLAIKDDSLEGFMSLKFIEAKA, encoded by the coding sequence TTGACTCAAAAGAAAATAGCAATTTTAGGTGCAGGTCCAAGTGGTTTAGCTCAGTTGCGTGCCTTTGAGGCAGCGCATCGAGCCGGTGTAAAAAATCTACCCGAAATCGTTTGTTACGAAAAACAAAATGATATTGGTGGCATGTGGAATTACACATGGCGTACGGGTTTAGACCGTAATGGTGAGCCGGTACATGGCAGTATGTATCGTTACCTTTGGTCAAATGGTCCTAAAGAGTGCTTAGAGTTTGCTGACTATTCTTTTGATGAGCATTTTGATCGTCCGATTCCTTCGTATCCCCCCCGTGAAGTCTTAAAAGACTACATCATGGGTCGTATCGATAAGCGTGCGATATTCAATTATATTCGTTTTGAGTGCCCTGCTCGTTGGGTGACCTATGATGATCAAACTGAAAAATTCACTGTAACAGTGATGAATCATAAAACCGGAGATCAAGAGTCTGAGGAGTTTGATTATGTAGTGGTAGCTACAGGTCATTTCTCTACGCCTAATATGCCTTATTACGAGGGGCTAGAGCAGTTTCCTGGCCGCGTGATGCATGCGCATGATTTCCGTGACGCCTTAGAGTTCGAGGGGCAGGATGTGTTGTTAGTCGGTGGAAGCTTCTCTGCCGAAGACATCGGAACCCAGTGCTATAAATACGGAGCCAATTCTGTCACGATTAGTTACAGAACTAATCCTTTAGGTTTTGAGTGGCCCGAGGGCATTGAAGAGCGCCCCTTGTTAACGCACTTAGAGGGGAATGTGGCTTATTTTAATGATGGCAGTCATAAGGCGTATGATGCCATTATTATGTGTACGGGCTATTTATTCCACTTTCCATTCTTGCCTGATGAGTTGCGCTTGCAGACTCATAACTGTTTATACCCGGATAACCTGTATAAGGGTGTGTTTTTCCAAGATAATCCCAAGTTGATTTATCTGGGTATGCAAGACCAGTATTTCACTTTTAATATGTTTGATGCTCAGGCGTGGTATGTGCGGGATGTGATTTTGGGTAAGATTCAATTGCCTGATGCCCAAGACCGAGGCAAGGATATTCAGTCTTGGTTACAGCGCCAAGAGCAGCTTCATACACCCAACGAGTGTATTGACTACCAAGCCAGCTATGTGCGTGATTTAATTAATGCGACGGATTACCCTGATTTCCCTATCGAAAAACAAGCAGAGCTATTAAAGCAATGGCTACTTGATAAAAAAGAGAACATTATGGAGTTCCGTAATAAATCGTACCGTTCGACGATTACTGGCACGATGGCTGCAGAACTACCTAAACCTTGGTTAGCGATTAAAGATGACTCCCTAGAAGGCTTCATGTCTCTAAAGTTTATTGAGGCTAAAGCGTAA
- a CDS encoding ABC transporter ATP-binding protein, giving the protein MADITIDRVVKRYGPVTVINQLSLNIKHGEFFTLLGPSGCGKTTLLRMIAGFIIPDEGRLLLDQQDITHLPAHKRETGMVFQDYALFPDKTVFDNVAYGLRVRKQSNTEIKRKVTQILERVELSHVLERYPNELSGGQRQRVALARALVIEPRVLLMDEPLSNLDAKLRIQMRQVIRELQQESQLTAIFVTHDQDEALSMSDRIALLRGGKIDQLDTPEGLYARPRSAYAADFIGAANLIDVLSTTQTEQGTLVHIADGQIIINSQNTGTNLQLAVRTEQAQIVDQKDTNTISARVLSRQYLGIKSIYTLSLNNGALLNVDVPSAEDRNLLVGTEVALRFSPDCRLVEV; this is encoded by the coding sequence ATGGCAGACATCACCATTGATCGCGTAGTCAAACGCTACGGCCCAGTTACTGTGATTAACCAACTCTCCCTTAATATCAAACACGGAGAATTCTTTACACTATTGGGCCCAAGTGGATGTGGCAAAACGACGTTACTACGTATGATTGCTGGCTTTATCATTCCCGACGAAGGCCGCTTGTTGTTAGATCAGCAAGATATCACCCATCTACCGGCACATAAACGTGAAACCGGCATGGTTTTTCAGGATTACGCTCTCTTTCCCGATAAAACCGTCTTTGACAACGTCGCCTACGGATTACGTGTCCGCAAACAAAGTAACACTGAGATCAAGCGTAAAGTCACGCAAATTCTGGAGCGTGTTGAATTAAGCCATGTATTAGAGCGCTATCCAAATGAGCTATCAGGTGGTCAACGTCAGCGCGTGGCCTTAGCTCGAGCTCTCGTCATTGAGCCGCGCGTCCTACTGATGGATGAGCCTCTGTCAAACCTAGACGCAAAACTACGTATTCAAATGCGTCAAGTCATCCGTGAGCTACAGCAAGAGTCACAATTAACCGCTATTTTTGTGACACATGACCAAGATGAAGCACTTTCGATGTCAGATCGTATTGCGTTGCTACGTGGCGGAAAAATTGATCAGCTAGACACACCAGAAGGCTTATACGCGCGTCCTCGCTCAGCCTATGCCGCTGATTTTATTGGCGCAGCGAATTTAATTGATGTTTTGTCGACGACCCAAACCGAGCAAGGTACTCTTGTCCACATCGCAGATGGTCAAATTATCATTAATAGCCAAAATACAGGAACAAATCTACAACTGGCTGTACGTACCGAACAAGCACAAATCGTAGACCAAAAAGACACCAACACCATATCTGCACGCGTCCTGTCTCGTCAGTATCTTGGGATTAAGTCAATCTATACCTTAAGTCTCAATAATGGGGCCTTACTCAATGTAGACGTACCTTCAGCTGAAGATAGAAATCTACTCGTAGGTACCGAAGTCGCCCTACGGTTTAGCCCTGATTGTCGCTTGGTTGAGGTATAA
- a CDS encoding ABC transporter permease codes for MSVALSKPRFSPWLVPTLVCITILVFWVIWPLASLFHQSITDPVTGAFSLNGFEQFFENPRYVEAFFNTLKLGLISTIGTLLIGAPLAYVVSRYDFKGKSIVALLPLTTIILPDIVVSQAWLMLLGNNGIIRIALENIGISLPSFYGWFGMSFVLILNDYTYVYIGMLAALKAIDGTLEEAATNLGASTFKRTLTVTLPVLVPALLINAMIVFTLAVDNFSIPMILGGRIDVLSSLTYTTFLSEMGGNPTMQGVLATVSVVLVGCVLFIQKRVVERKTYHMQQGRAPIPVKASGLSGMLITAGTIFFVICSLIPAAIVFLGAFTKARGPVMQYGTFTLENMERALRYAPEPILNSLMLASIATVAGTCFAIISSYLIVKKRLFSVTVLDYMVMLPLAISGTVLGIALIQTYNSGMIILTGTWVIMAGAYFVRKVPFSIRSASSSLYSIPDSIEEASINLGVSPIKSFFKVVLPLMKPAIIGAAILMWVTSLAEISASIVLYYGGLETMPIQMFRQIDAGYLARASSYGVILIVVILVPIYLAIRFLKLDLFSQR; via the coding sequence ATGTCCGTTGCATTATCTAAACCTCGTTTTTCGCCATGGCTAGTCCCCACTTTAGTCTGTATCACCATTTTGGTTTTTTGGGTCATCTGGCCTCTGGCTTCGCTATTTCATCAAAGCATCACTGACCCAGTCACCGGTGCCTTTAGCTTAAATGGCTTTGAACAATTTTTTGAAAACCCACGTTATGTGGAAGCCTTTTTCAACACCTTAAAGCTGGGTCTGATTTCTACTATAGGTACGCTATTAATCGGAGCCCCTTTAGCTTACGTGGTGTCTCGCTATGACTTTAAAGGCAAGAGCATTGTTGCGCTGTTGCCGTTAACCACGATTATTTTGCCCGATATTGTGGTGTCTCAAGCTTGGTTGATGCTGTTGGGCAATAACGGAATTATACGTATCGCCTTAGAAAACATAGGTATATCACTGCCGTCTTTTTACGGCTGGTTTGGGATGTCTTTTGTCCTCATCCTAAATGACTACACCTATGTATATATTGGTATGTTAGCCGCCTTAAAAGCGATAGACGGTACGCTTGAAGAAGCGGCCACCAATCTCGGGGCCAGCACCTTTAAACGCACCTTAACAGTCACCTTACCCGTTTTAGTCCCTGCCTTACTTATCAATGCCATGATCGTATTTACTTTGGCCGTTGATAACTTTTCAATTCCCATGATCTTAGGTGGTCGAATTGACGTTCTATCCTCATTAACCTACACCACTTTCTTATCAGAAATGGGCGGCAATCCCACCATGCAAGGCGTATTAGCCACCGTGTCCGTGGTGCTTGTCGGTTGCGTATTATTTATTCAAAAGCGCGTGGTAGAGCGTAAAACCTATCACATGCAACAAGGCCGAGCCCCTATTCCAGTTAAAGCGAGCGGCCTAAGCGGCATGCTGATTACGGCTGGAACTATTTTCTTTGTCATTTGCTCACTCATACCGGCTGCCATCGTCTTTTTAGGTGCCTTCACCAAAGCTCGTGGCCCTGTCATGCAATACGGCACCTTTACCTTAGAAAATATGGAGCGTGCCTTACGCTATGCCCCTGAGCCAATATTAAACTCACTCATGCTCGCCAGTATCGCCACTGTAGCAGGCACCTGTTTTGCTATTATTTCTAGTTATCTGATTGTTAAAAAGCGCCTCTTTTCCGTCACCGTACTGGACTATATGGTCATGCTACCGCTGGCCATTTCCGGTACAGTTTTAGGTATTGCTCTCATTCAAACCTACAACAGTGGCATGATTATTTTGACAGGCACTTGGGTCATCATGGCTGGGGCCTATTTCGTACGTAAAGTCCCCTTTTCCATACGCTCGGCCTCCTCCTCGCTCTATAGCATTCCAGACTCCATAGAAGAAGCCTCTATTAACCTAGGGGTCTCCCCCATTAAAAGCTTCTTTAAAGTGGTCTTACCTTTAATGAAACCCGCCATCATTGGTGCCGCTATTTTAATGTGGGTAACCTCTCTGGCTGAAATATCTGCCTCTATTGTTCTGTACTATGGCGGCCTAGAAACCATGCCTATACAAATGTTCCGTCAGATTGATGCGGGATATTTAGCTAGGGCATCCTCGTATGGCGTGATCTTAATTGTCGTCATCCTTGTGCCCATTTACCTGGCGATTCGCTTTCTCAAGCTAGACCTTTTTTCTCAGCGCTAA